A DNA window from Dehalococcoidia bacterium contains the following coding sequences:
- a CDS encoding MoxR family ATPase, translated as MTAESRADVAVVRDAVERIRANVSKVIVGCDDVIDLVLVAMLCNGHVLIEDVPGTGKTMMAKALARSVGAEFRRIQFTPDLTPSDVTGINFYNQKSGEFEFRAGPLLAHLVLADEINRATPRTQSALLEAMAERQVTVDGETLALPSPFVVLATQNPIELEGTFPLPEAQLDRFLLRLRMGYPDASDEDAILVRFESEDPLASLQPVIEAAEVVRLGASLTGVHCEASVRAYLTSITRATREHSAVELGASPRASLALFNAARAYAAMRGRDYVLPDDVQHLAAPVLSHRIILSSQSRLRGRDAESLVREIVEEAPVPVAG; from the coding sequence ATGACTGCAGAATCGCGCGCCGACGTCGCCGTTGTACGAGATGCCGTCGAGCGAATCCGTGCGAACGTCTCGAAGGTGATCGTCGGCTGCGACGACGTGATCGACCTGGTGCTCGTGGCGATGCTGTGCAACGGGCACGTGCTGATCGAGGATGTGCCGGGCACAGGCAAGACGATGATGGCGAAGGCGCTTGCGCGGAGCGTCGGGGCGGAGTTTCGGCGCATCCAATTCACGCCTGACCTGACGCCATCGGACGTCACCGGCATCAACTTCTACAACCAGAAGTCGGGCGAGTTCGAGTTTCGCGCGGGGCCGCTGCTCGCGCACCTGGTGCTGGCCGACGAGATCAACCGCGCGACGCCGCGGACGCAGAGCGCGTTGCTGGAGGCGATGGCTGAGCGGCAGGTGACCGTCGACGGCGAGACGCTGGCGCTGCCTTCGCCGTTCGTCGTGCTGGCGACGCAGAATCCGATCGAACTGGAGGGCACGTTCCCACTGCCGGAGGCGCAGCTCGACCGCTTCCTGCTGCGGCTGCGCATGGGCTATCCGGACGCGAGCGATGAAGACGCCATCCTGGTGCGCTTCGAGAGCGAAGACCCGTTGGCGTCGTTGCAGCCTGTGATCGAGGCGGCCGAGGTCGTGCGGCTCGGCGCTTCGCTGACGGGTGTCCACTGCGAGGCCTCCGTCCGGGCGTACCTGACATCGATCACGCGGGCGACGCGCGAGCACAGCGCCGTCGAGCTGGGCGCGAGTCCCCGCGCATCGCTAGCGCTGTTCAACGCGGCGCGCGCATACGCGGCGATGCGCGGGCGCGATTACGTGCTCCCCGACGACGTGCAGCACCTGGCGGCGCCGGTGCTCAGCCACCGGATCATCCTCAGTTCGCAGTCACGGCTGCGCGGGCGCGATGCGGAGTCGTTGGTGCGGGAGATCGTCGAAGAAGCGCCGGTGCCGGTAGCAGGCTGA
- a CDS encoding DUF58 domain-containing protein: MLRDAWPLLAIGAIVGGVVAGSVSVVALGLLVGAACYGATLWARWSLRRLSYERVMPEDHVFPGEHIALRLRITNDKPLPLTWIEATERFGPGVVVVDEPNFRPGTSTGAGLSDWRTSVRSHQRVSRTYELMCAERGVYEIGGVRLRSGDPLGLFTDDRVEERRARVTVYPRTAPLGDLSLPSIRPYGEAAGGARIFEDPSRIVGVRDYRPGDSLRRIDWKATARLGVMQSRVYDPSASRHLLLCLNTQTTDPAWAGVVTELLERSITVAASIARDAYEERYSVGLLANSTFPDADRSIRIPPGRRAEQFIRILEALAVVTPFVLEPLSAMLDREEHRLVAGTTVAVVTGMMTDELASAIVRLRRRGHTMVVLSTSGETWPERLGDVDVRDLSRVDAPWRAAATEGAT, encoded by the coding sequence ATGCTGCGTGATGCGTGGCCGCTGCTGGCGATCGGGGCGATCGTTGGCGGGGTCGTTGCCGGGAGCGTCTCGGTCGTTGCGCTGGGGCTGCTCGTTGGGGCGGCGTGCTACGGCGCGACGCTGTGGGCGCGCTGGTCGCTGAGGCGGCTCTCGTATGAGCGCGTGATGCCCGAAGACCACGTCTTCCCGGGCGAGCACATCGCCCTGCGGCTGCGGATCACGAACGACAAGCCGCTGCCGCTCACGTGGATCGAGGCGACGGAGCGCTTCGGCCCCGGAGTCGTCGTGGTCGATGAGCCGAATTTTCGTCCCGGAACGAGTACGGGCGCCGGACTGAGCGATTGGCGCACCTCGGTGCGAAGCCATCAGCGCGTGTCGCGCACGTACGAGCTGATGTGCGCTGAGCGTGGCGTGTACGAGATCGGCGGCGTACGGCTGCGTTCGGGCGATCCGCTCGGGCTCTTCACCGACGACCGCGTCGAGGAGCGCCGCGCGCGCGTGACGGTGTACCCGCGGACGGCGCCGCTCGGGGACCTGTCGTTGCCTTCGATACGGCCGTACGGCGAAGCGGCTGGCGGCGCGCGTATCTTCGAAGACCCATCGCGGATCGTCGGTGTGCGCGACTACCGGCCGGGCGACAGCCTGCGACGCATCGACTGGAAGGCGACGGCGCGGCTCGGCGTGATGCAATCGCGCGTGTACGACCCGTCGGCATCGCGGCACCTGCTGTTGTGCCTGAACACCCAGACGACGGACCCGGCGTGGGCGGGGGTGGTGACGGAACTGCTCGAACGCTCGATCACGGTCGCGGCATCGATCGCGCGCGACGCGTACGAGGAGCGCTACAGCGTCGGGTTGCTGGCGAACAGCACGTTCCCGGATGCCGACCGTTCGATTCGCATACCGCCGGGGCGCCGCGCCGAGCAGTTCATCCGCATTCTGGAAGCGCTGGCCGTCGTGACGCCGTTCGTGCTCGAGCCGCTCTCGGCGATGCTCGATCGCGAGGAGCACCGGTTGGTGGCGGGGACGACGGTTGCGGTTGTCACCGGGATGATGACGGACGAGTTGGCGTCGGCGATCGTGCGGCTACGCCGTCGCGGGCACACCATGGTCGTGCTGAGCACGTCGGGCGAGACGTGGCCGGAGCGCCTGGGCGACGTCGACGTGCGCGATCTGTCGCGGGTCGATGCGCCATGGCGAGCGGCCGCGACTGAGGGGGCGACGTGA
- a CDS encoding DUF4129 domain-containing protein has translation MSAGTLRTPLALAVDVLWGFAAVAIVVAFFGQGDGPAPSILSVAAVVVASFVLARVLQPTGDETSDVRTGGMLVSLALLFVIGVLTYSDVPWDFGWLADLLSQPASVIEPNGHVIAGMATLTAFWIRGVRHGTRHDLDFDALLFSVSLGFAAVVIAALATPAVQGDISWGALAFAYSIVALAALAVFNTSPRTDFASMANGWPLAIGMLALAALALALVAGTLDRDAFDVFSPLVAPSEAGGRVFGEYVLTPIQWMIWQPFRLLRWILEAFFADPRELEPPRREPAIDEEPRREPGEQPLWFRVLFTIAMTLGAVAIGALVLFLLWQAFRRYVRRRVTDPREQREDIEPASSLAGDLASLIGALGRRFRRGEGAASSVAVRRLYFDMLSAAEERGLERSPSLTPLQFAPALDAEFASDAPSAISAAFVESRYAGHTIDEVRVRMLRQRWRDALRT, from the coding sequence GTGAGCGCGGGCACGCTGCGGACGCCGCTCGCGCTGGCGGTCGACGTGCTGTGGGGCTTCGCGGCGGTGGCGATCGTCGTTGCGTTCTTCGGACAGGGCGACGGGCCGGCGCCTTCAATCCTCAGCGTCGCCGCGGTTGTGGTCGCATCGTTCGTGCTAGCGCGCGTACTGCAGCCGACGGGAGACGAAACGAGCGACGTCCGGACGGGGGGCATGCTGGTGAGCCTCGCGCTCTTGTTCGTGATCGGCGTGCTGACGTACAGCGACGTGCCGTGGGACTTCGGCTGGCTCGCCGATCTCCTCTCCCAGCCCGCATCGGTCATCGAGCCCAACGGCCACGTCATCGCGGGGATGGCGACGCTCACTGCGTTCTGGATCCGTGGTGTACGGCACGGCACGCGGCACGATCTCGACTTCGACGCCCTGTTGTTCAGCGTGTCGCTCGGGTTCGCGGCCGTCGTGATCGCCGCGCTCGCTACGCCAGCCGTGCAGGGCGACATCTCGTGGGGCGCGCTCGCGTTCGCGTACAGCATCGTCGCGCTCGCGGCGCTTGCCGTCTTCAACACGTCGCCACGCACCGACTTCGCATCGATGGCTAACGGGTGGCCGCTCGCGATCGGCATGCTTGCGCTCGCCGCGCTCGCACTGGCGCTCGTCGCTGGCACGCTGGACCGGGACGCGTTCGACGTGTTCTCGCCGCTCGTCGCGCCATCCGAAGCAGGCGGTCGCGTCTTTGGCGAGTACGTACTTACGCCCATTCAATGGATGATTTGGCAGCCGTTTCGGTTGCTGCGTTGGATATTGGAGGCGTTCTTTGCGGATCCACGCGAGCTTGAACCTCCGCGACGTGAACCCGCCATCGATGAAGAGCCGCGCCGTGAGCCCGGCGAACAGCCGTTGTGGTTCCGTGTGCTGTTCACGATCGCGATGACCCTCGGTGCCGTTGCCATCGGCGCGCTCGTGCTGTTCTTGCTCTGGCAGGCGTTTCGGCGCTACGTGCGCAGGCGGGTCACCGATCCGCGCGAGCAGCGCGAAGACATCGAGCCGGCGTCATCGCTGGCGGGCGACCTTGCATCCCTGATTGGCGCGCTCGGGCGGCGCTTCCGGCGCGGCGAGGGCGCGGCGAGCAGCGTCGCGGTCCGACGGCTGTACTTCGACATGTTGTCGGCGGCGGAGGAGCGAGGACTCGAGCGCTCGCCGTCCCTGACGCCACTGCAATTCGCGCCGGCCCTCGACGCCGAGTTCGCGTCGGACGCGCCGTCGGCGATCAGCGCGGCGTTCGTCGAATCGCGTTACGCAGGTCATACGATCGATGAGGTGCGCGTGCGCATGCTGCGCCAGCGCTGGCGGGACGCGCTTCGTACGTAA
- a CDS encoding alpha/beta hydrolase has product MSTYTRGDTPLHPQVAELLQVMDAARSMRVLDATAQRAFDDVAAAAFNANVPALRVEEEIAIPGPDGPMRALVFAPKPRNGELRPVVLHLHGGGLVIFKPEATARVSKAIAMAADAVVVSLDYRLAPEHPYPAALDDCVAAYRWLRANAASLGGDPTHVAIAGDSAGGNLAAVTPLRLIEMGEAPPDAVVLISAWLDLTMSSASSRRFGPNDPLIDDAALSFWRGCYMPDASRWAEPLLSPVNAGLSSYPPVCVVVGAIDPFCDEDVQFAEKVRAAGGDAEAHRYDGMPHWFPVFPQTADLTDYADRIGAFLRRVM; this is encoded by the coding sequence ATGTCAACGTATACCCGCGGCGATACGCCGCTGCACCCACAGGTCGCCGAGTTGCTGCAGGTGATGGATGCTGCGCGTTCGATGCGCGTGCTGGACGCAACTGCACAGCGCGCGTTCGACGACGTCGCCGCGGCGGCGTTCAACGCGAATGTGCCCGCGCTACGCGTCGAAGAAGAGATTGCGATCCCGGGGCCGGACGGGCCTATGCGGGCGCTGGTGTTCGCGCCGAAACCGCGCAACGGTGAGTTACGGCCCGTGGTGTTGCACCTGCACGGCGGCGGCCTCGTGATCTTTAAGCCGGAGGCGACGGCGCGCGTCTCGAAGGCGATCGCGATGGCGGCAGATGCGGTGGTCGTCAGCCTGGACTATCGGCTGGCGCCGGAGCATCCGTACCCGGCGGCTCTTGATGACTGCGTCGCGGCGTACCGATGGCTGCGCGCGAACGCCGCATCGCTCGGCGGCGATCCGACGCACGTGGCGATCGCGGGCGACTCCGCGGGCGGGAACCTCGCGGCGGTGACGCCGCTGCGGCTCATCGAAATGGGCGAAGCGCCGCCAGACGCCGTGGTGTTGATCTCGGCGTGGCTCGATCTGACGATGAGCAGCGCTTCGTCGCGGCGGTTCGGCCCCAACGACCCGCTGATCGACGACGCGGCGCTCTCGTTCTGGCGCGGGTGCTACATGCCGGACGCGTCGCGCTGGGCGGAACCGCTGCTGAGTCCGGTGAACGCCGGCCTGTCGTCGTACCCGCCGGTGTGCGTCGTCGTGGGCGCGATCGATCCGTTCTGTGACGAAGACGTGCAGTTCGCGGAGAAGGTGCGCGCCGCGGGAGGCGATGCCGAGGCGCATCGCTACGACGGCATGCCGCACTGGTTCCCGGTCTTTCCGCAGACGGCGGACCTCACCGACTACGCTGACCGCATCGGGGCCTTCCTGCGGCGCGTGATGTAG
- a CDS encoding CaiB/BaiF CoA-transferase family protein: MGPLDGIRILDFTWALAGPFGTMILCDMGAEVWRIEPVGMTEAERAPGPVVDGVNLYYFSLSRGKQAVHIDLKSDAGREIALSLAEHVDVVTENFSPGTMQTLGLAYEVIAARNPRIIYASTSGFGQTGPASKRGAVDVIVQAMSGLMSITGHPDGPPARAGYSIGDMAAGMFTAIGVLGALVEREKSGRGQYLDVAMLDAQFALLENAMTRYFATGAVPGPIGTRHPLITPFQAFASADGWLVVAGVKDWALFCALLELDALVADERFATNAARTANHAALEPLLSDAFRRRTTDDWIAALEGACLVAPMHTIASAAADPQANHREMFVDVPGGEGGTVRVVNSPLKYSRTKVQVERGADRVGAHTADVLRRVLGMSDERIDDLRRAGVVQTDDDAPDESRRTRPPL; encoded by the coding sequence ATGGGACCGCTTGATGGCATTCGCATTCTCGACTTCACCTGGGCGCTCGCGGGGCCGTTCGGCACGATGATCCTCTGCGACATGGGCGCGGAGGTGTGGCGCATCGAGCCGGTGGGCATGACCGAAGCGGAGCGCGCGCCGGGGCCGGTGGTCGACGGCGTCAACCTCTATTACTTCAGCCTGAGCCGCGGCAAGCAGGCCGTACACATCGACCTCAAGTCCGACGCAGGGCGCGAGATCGCGCTGTCGCTCGCCGAGCACGTGGACGTCGTCACCGAGAACTTCAGCCCGGGCACGATGCAGACGCTCGGCCTGGCGTACGAGGTGATCGCGGCGCGCAACCCGCGCATCATCTACGCGTCGACGTCCGGGTTCGGGCAGACGGGGCCGGCGTCGAAGCGCGGGGCGGTGGACGTGATCGTCCAGGCGATGAGCGGGCTGATGAGCATCACGGGGCACCCCGACGGTCCGCCGGCGCGCGCGGGCTATTCGATCGGCGACATGGCGGCGGGCATGTTCACGGCGATCGGTGTGTTGGGGGCGCTCGTCGAGCGCGAGAAGAGCGGCAGGGGTCAGTACCTGGACGTTGCGATGCTCGACGCGCAATTCGCGCTGCTGGAGAACGCGATGACGCGCTACTTCGCGACGGGCGCCGTGCCGGGGCCGATCGGCACACGGCATCCGCTGATCACGCCGTTCCAGGCATTCGCTTCGGCCGATGGCTGGCTCGTCGTGGCGGGGGTGAAGGACTGGGCGTTGTTCTGCGCGCTGCTTGAACTCGACGCACTGGTCGCGGATGAGCGCTTCGCGACGAACGCCGCACGGACGGCGAACCATGCCGCGCTCGAGCCGCTCCTCAGCGACGCGTTTCGGCGGCGGACGACTGACGACTGGATCGCGGCGCTCGAAGGTGCGTGCCTGGTGGCGCCGATGCACACGATCGCCAGTGCGGCGGCGGATCCGCAGGCGAATCATCGCGAGATGTTCGTCGACGTGCCGGGCGGCGAAGGTGGCACGGTGCGCGTCGTGAACTCGCCGCTGAAGTATTCGCGGACGAAGGTGCAGGTCGAGCGCGGCGCCGACCGGGTCGGCGCGCACACGGCGGACGTGCTCCGGCGCGTGCTGGGCATGAGCGATGAGCGCATCGACGACCTGCGGCGGGCGGGCGTCGTGCAGACGGACGACGATGCGCCGGATGAGTCGAGGCGCACGCGCCCGCCGCTGTGA
- a CDS encoding MmcQ/YjbR family DNA-binding protein: MPEATARERQHVKFEVRGKSFAYYLDDHHGDGRVAVNVKAAPGQQQALIAAYRGRFFMPSYLGPKGWLGLYLDAGDIDWDEVESLLTDSYRMIAPKRLAALVP; this comes from the coding sequence TTGCCCGAAGCGACGGCCCGCGAACGGCAGCACGTCAAGTTCGAAGTGCGCGGCAAATCGTTCGCGTACTACCTCGACGATCACCACGGCGACGGGCGGGTCGCGGTCAACGTGAAAGCGGCGCCCGGGCAGCAGCAAGCGCTCATCGCGGCGTACAGGGGGCGCTTCTTCATGCCGTCGTATCTCGGCCCGAAGGGTTGGCTCGGCCTCTACCTCGATGCCGGCGACATCGACTGGGATGAAGTCGAATCGCTGCTCACCGACAGCTATCGCATGATCGCGCCGAAGCGGCTCGCGGCGCTCGTCCCGTAG
- a CDS encoding tetratricopeptide repeat protein: protein MIENDLALMLTERFAGAQVDGSGQTRASLPVPLTRFFGREDELEDLVQRLRQPRTRLVTLVGPGGVGKSRLALESARRLSPQFEGQVVFVSLAPVDNDALVLQTIARALDVREASERPLVEAIADRVHESPVLLLLDNFEHLIEGAASLSELLLRAPSLTALVTSREPLRIQGEQLVTVLPLPLAGEAVSSPAIALFVDRARAVDPTFELNSGNIKAIAELCQRLDRLPLAIELVAARISMLSPTTILARLDSALTLAARGGRDLPERQRTMRNTIDWSYGLLTDDERVSYERLAVFAGRITPQSAHAVCQLLDEETALDTLDALAHKSLLQRERDRAGGLQFRLLNAVRSHGLERLAASGERAAVEARYVRYFIDLVDQTQPRLFSPEYVEARDLLDIEYENVRATLSESEGDNQAMAQLVYGLFFYWYRRGLLSEGRRWAEGGLERSGATGHERGMIASGAGSLAMWQGDLDGARNHYEASARLLAESPEVHLRGVSQFTLGVLLMAQGEAVDAAARLHNALAILATSQDTRDRYFCALSLMHLGNVGMSIGHPADAVASLNDALELGREVGDAWLVASILTNMGEVARISGDYERAAAHYQEALTQFEQTDDRGDAARLLCCLAFTACRLGEFEQAMSLLDRSIGVHEEFGSKRGIAECLLGYAQVLSARSDEDRRVRSMRHAAMLLAASERQMRTQGAVYWTADLAEHDKVSNAVIRALSHQDLDDLRREGERLSLAEIRELVRG from the coding sequence TTGATCGAAAACGACCTCGCGCTCATGCTCACGGAGCGCTTCGCCGGAGCGCAGGTGGATGGTTCCGGTCAAACCCGCGCGAGCCTGCCCGTCCCGCTCACACGGTTTTTCGGTCGCGAGGACGAACTCGAAGACCTCGTGCAGCGTCTTAGGCAACCTCGGACGCGGCTCGTCACCCTGGTTGGACCCGGCGGCGTGGGTAAGAGCCGGCTGGCGCTCGAGAGCGCGCGCCGGCTGTCTCCTCAGTTCGAGGGTCAAGTCGTGTTCGTTTCCCTCGCGCCCGTCGATAATGACGCCCTCGTCTTGCAGACGATCGCCCGCGCCCTCGATGTACGCGAGGCAAGCGAGCGGCCGTTGGTGGAGGCGATCGCGGATCGCGTTCATGAGAGTCCCGTCCTGCTACTCCTCGACAATTTCGAGCACCTGATCGAGGGCGCCGCCTCCCTCTCGGAATTGCTGCTCCGTGCGCCCTCCCTGACGGCACTCGTCACCAGCCGCGAGCCCCTGCGCATCCAGGGGGAACAATTGGTCACCGTATTGCCCCTGCCGCTGGCTGGTGAGGCAGTGTCCTCACCGGCGATTGCGTTGTTCGTTGACCGCGCTCGCGCCGTCGATCCCACCTTCGAGTTGAACAGCGGCAACATCAAGGCGATCGCCGAGCTCTGTCAGCGGCTTGATCGCCTGCCCCTAGCGATCGAACTCGTCGCTGCGCGTATCTCGATGCTGTCACCGACGACTATACTGGCGCGGCTCGATAGCGCGCTCACGCTTGCCGCCCGTGGTGGTCGTGACCTCCCCGAGCGTCAGCGCACCATGCGCAACACGATCGACTGGAGCTACGGGCTCCTGACCGACGACGAGCGCGTATCGTATGAGCGCCTGGCGGTGTTCGCCGGTCGGATTACGCCACAGTCCGCCCATGCCGTCTGCCAGCTGTTGGATGAAGAGACGGCGCTCGATACCTTAGACGCCCTCGCACACAAGAGTCTGTTGCAGCGCGAACGCGATCGCGCAGGCGGCTTGCAGTTTCGACTGCTGAACGCAGTCCGGAGCCACGGCCTGGAGCGCCTCGCTGCTTCCGGCGAGCGGGCCGCCGTGGAAGCCCGGTACGTGCGCTACTTCATTGACCTCGTAGATCAGACGCAACCTCGCCTCTTTAGTCCGGAGTATGTCGAGGCGCGCGACCTGCTCGACATCGAGTATGAGAATGTCAGGGCGACGCTTTCGGAGTCGGAAGGCGACAACCAAGCGATGGCGCAGCTTGTCTACGGCCTCTTTTTTTACTGGTACCGACGCGGTCTCCTGAGCGAAGGCCGGCGGTGGGCTGAAGGCGGACTCGAACGCTCGGGAGCGACGGGCCACGAACGCGGCATGATCGCGAGCGGTGCAGGCTCGCTCGCGATGTGGCAGGGCGACCTCGACGGCGCGCGTAATCACTACGAGGCATCGGCGAGGCTCCTGGCGGAGTCACCCGAAGTCCACCTGCGCGGCGTTTCGCAGTTCACGCTTGGCGTGCTCTTGATGGCGCAGGGCGAGGCAGTGGATGCGGCGGCGCGCCTTCATAACGCACTCGCCATCCTCGCCACCTCGCAGGACACGCGGGATCGTTACTTTTGTGCGCTTTCGCTCATGCATCTCGGCAATGTTGGCATGAGCATCGGACATCCCGCCGATGCCGTTGCGTCGCTGAACGATGCGCTGGAATTAGGGCGTGAGGTCGGCGATGCATGGCTCGTGGCCTCGATCCTCACGAACATGGGGGAAGTGGCGCGCATCAGCGGCGACTATGAGCGAGCCGCAGCACACTACCAGGAGGCCCTCACACAATTCGAGCAGACGGATGATCGTGGCGACGCAGCCCGATTGCTCTGTTGCTTGGCGTTTACGGCCTGCCGCCTCGGAGAATTCGAGCAGGCGATGAGCCTGCTCGATCGAAGCATCGGGGTTCACGAGGAGTTCGGCAGCAAGCGTGGCATCGCTGAGTGCCTGCTCGGGTACGCTCAGGTCCTCTCTGCTCGCTCTGACGAGGATCGTCGGGTCCGGTCCATGCGTCACGCAGCCATGCTGCTCGCGGCCTCTGAGCGGCAGATGCGCACGCAAGGCGCTGTGTATTGGACCGCTGACCTCGCGGAACACGACAAGGTGTCCAACGCAGTCATTCGGGCGCTGTCTCACCAAGACTTGGACGACCTGCGTCGTGAAGGCGAACGACTCTCTCTGGCCGAGATTCGCGAGCTCGTCCGCGGCTAG
- a CDS encoding MmcQ/YjbR family DNA-binding protein: protein MCLRLPEATAREQQHVKFTVRGKSFAYYLDDHHGDGRVAINVKAAPGQQQALIAAYPERFFMPSYLGPKGWLGLYLDAGVIDWDEVESLLIDSYRMIAPKRLAALVP, encoded by the coding sequence ATGTGTTTGCGGCTGCCCGAAGCGACGGCCCGCGAGCAACAGCACGTCAAGTTCACCGTGCGCGGCAAGTCGTTCGCGTACTACCTCGACGACCACCACGGCGACGGGCGCGTCGCGATCAACGTCAAGGCGGCGCCGGGCCAGCAGCAGGCGCTCATCGCCGCCTACCCGGAGCGCTTCTTCATGCCGTCGTACCTCGGCCCGAAAGGTTGGCTCGGGCTCTATCTCGATGCCGGCGTCATCGACTGGGACGAGGTCGAATCGCTGCTCATCGACAGCTATCGCATGATCGCGCCGAAGCGGCTCGCGGCGCTCGTGCCATAG